One Streptomyces sp. CNQ-509 DNA window includes the following coding sequences:
- a CDS encoding DegT/DnrJ/EryC1/StrS aminotransferase family protein — MALTHSEAAAPPVPFFSQARSFTELWPQISDHVNAVFDRGKYSHGRQVGQLERAVAEYTGARHALGVNSGTDALVLLLRAAGIGPGDEVIVPAFTFFATASSVTMAGARPVFADITADGDYALDAGSAEALVTERTKAVMPVHLFHQLAAMDRLTELARRHDLKLLEDSAEGIGMRWDGVHAGLLGAGGVLSFFPTKTLGALGDAGMILTDDDDIAQQAAILRHHGRMGKTLDHIAGISNLSGVSGTNSKMDDVQAAVLLAKLTRLDADIARRRELAAAYDERLRGQEGIHSLPRLVPRPAQADPVFYVYLIEVEKRDELVEFLTARGIGTETYYPRPLHLQPCYAGPEHPEGSLPVAERTCKRTLALPFYPDLTEDQVDIVCGAVADFYAGGADR, encoded by the coding sequence ATGGCGCTCACCCACTCCGAAGCTGCGGCCCCACCTGTGCCGTTCTTCTCCCAGGCACGGAGCTTCACCGAGCTGTGGCCGCAGATCAGTGACCACGTCAACGCCGTCTTCGACCGGGGCAAGTACTCCCACGGCCGCCAGGTCGGGCAGTTGGAGCGCGCCGTCGCCGAGTACACCGGCGCCCGGCACGCCCTCGGCGTGAACAGCGGCACCGACGCCCTCGTCCTGCTGCTCAGGGCCGCCGGCATCGGCCCCGGGGACGAGGTGATCGTGCCCGCGTTCACCTTCTTCGCGACGGCGTCGTCCGTCACGATGGCCGGCGCCCGTCCCGTCTTCGCCGACATCACGGCGGACGGCGACTACGCGCTGGACGCGGGCTCCGCCGAGGCGCTCGTCACCGAGCGCACCAAGGCCGTGATGCCCGTGCACCTCTTCCACCAGCTCGCGGCGATGGACCGGCTCACGGAGCTGGCGCGGCGCCACGACCTGAAGCTGCTGGAGGACAGTGCCGAGGGCATCGGCATGCGCTGGGACGGCGTGCACGCCGGGCTGCTCGGCGCCGGCGGCGTGCTCAGCTTCTTCCCCACCAAGACCCTCGGTGCCCTGGGCGACGCCGGGATGATCCTGACGGACGACGACGACATCGCCCAGCAGGCCGCGATCCTGCGCCACCACGGGCGGATGGGCAAGACGCTGGACCACATCGCCGGCATCTCCAACCTCTCCGGCGTCTCCGGCACCAACAGCAAGATGGACGACGTCCAGGCCGCGGTGCTGCTGGCCAAGCTCACCCGGCTGGACGCCGACATCGCCCGGCGCCGGGAGCTGGCGGCCGCGTACGACGAGCGGCTGCGCGGGCAGGAGGGCATCCACTCCCTGCCCCGGCTGGTGCCCCGTCCGGCGCAGGCGGACCCGGTGTTCTACGTCTACCTCATCGAGGTCGAGAAGCGGGACGAGCTGGTCGAGTTCCTCACGGCCCGCGGCATCGGCACCGAGACGTACTACCCCCGCCCGCTCCACCTGCAGCCCTGCTACGCCGGGCCCGAGCACCCCGAGGGCTCGCTGCCGGTCGCGGAGCGGACCTGCAAGCGCACGCTGGCCCTGCCCTTCTACCCGGACCTCACCGAGGACCAGGTGGACATCGTCTGCGGGGCCGTCGCCGACTTCTACGCCGGAGGTGCCGACCGGTGA
- a CDS encoding phosphotransferase family protein: MPEPPQRDIETTRRSLARWLAGRLPEAGTPEVGVEAPRGRGFGPETLWAVAAWQRTGTRRDFAVRVASTRYQVLPESRLVDEYRVLRALAPTPVPVPAVLGYEADPAVLGAPFYVTERVRGWTPAERSPYRAGGALADRDEAGRAELWWAGLGVLRTLHGLDADRLNVAFLEHATGAPSSLGGQLDFYERHLDHFAADRSGVVLAALDWLRENLPEPAGPPRLLWGDARLGNIVFRGARPAAVLGWETALLGPPEADLAWFLHVGRHLAGDGPRLAGLPGRQATIDRYEEWLGRPIAGQLPWHEVFAGFRFALVAARTGRLLAEQGLADGASEVPFTRAAERLLAAILAPLDTVAV; this comes from the coding sequence GTGCCCGAACCGCCGCAACGAGACATCGAGACCACCCGCCGCAGCCTCGCGCGGTGGCTCGCCGGCCGGCTGCCGGAGGCCGGGACCCCCGAGGTCGGGGTGGAGGCGCCGCGCGGACGGGGCTTCGGTCCCGAGACCCTGTGGGCCGTCGCCGCGTGGCAGCGGACCGGGACGCGGCGGGACTTCGCCGTACGGGTGGCGTCCACGCGGTATCAGGTGCTGCCCGAGTCCCGGCTCGTCGACGAGTATCGGGTGCTGCGGGCGCTGGCGCCCACGCCGGTGCCGGTGCCCGCCGTACTGGGCTACGAGGCCGATCCCGCCGTGCTCGGGGCGCCGTTCTACGTCACCGAGCGCGTCCGCGGATGGACGCCCGCGGAGCGGTCCCCGTACCGCGCGGGCGGCGCGCTCGCCGACCGCGACGAGGCGGGTCGGGCGGAGCTGTGGTGGGCGGGCCTCGGCGTGCTCCGGACGCTGCACGGCCTGGACGCGGACCGGCTCAACGTCGCCTTCCTGGAGCACGCCACCGGCGCCCCGAGCAGCCTCGGCGGCCAGCTCGACTTCTACGAACGGCACTTGGACCACTTCGCCGCCGACCGCTCCGGCGTCGTCCTCGCGGCGCTCGACTGGCTGCGCGAGAACCTCCCGGAGCCCGCGGGCCCGCCCCGGCTGCTCTGGGGCGACGCCCGGCTCGGCAACATCGTCTTCCGCGGCGCCCGCCCCGCGGCCGTACTCGGCTGGGAGACGGCCCTCCTCGGCCCGCCGGAGGCGGATCTCGCCTGGTTCCTGCACGTCGGCCGCCACCTCGCGGGCGACGGGCCCCGGCTCGCGGGCCTGCCGGGACGGCAGGCTACGATCGACCGCTACGAGGAGTGGCTGGGCCGGCCGATCGCCGGACAGTTGCCCTGGCACGAGGTGTTCGCCGGCTTCCGCTTCGCCCTCGTCGCCGCCCGCACGGGCCGGCTGCTGGCCGAACAGGGCCTGGCCGACGGAGCGTCGGAGGTCCCCTTCACACGCGCTGCCGAGCGCCTGCTCGCGGCGATCCTCGCACCCCTCGACACCGTCGCCGTCTGA
- a CDS encoding Gfo/Idh/MocA family protein: MTGDDTTRPLRIGLIGLGVISRFYAAALEEVPGVELAAVCDLRDEALAPYRDRVPCFTSHADLLEAGGLDAAVVNVPNDAHATVCGDLIAAGLPVCVEKPLATRLSDGRALVRAARDRDVVLFTAFHRRYNGNALALLEAIPPGVGIEWMVVRYLEKIEEHAGADAWYLDADRCGGGCVADNGPNAFDTVRQFLGPVELESAEVVRDEAGTDRQAKVSLTAASGARGRVELDWSYEGERKDVTVRLTDGSLHSADMLEGYPEFKQSLWHEYRGIVTDFAQAVRAGEDRAEGGLAALELVAEIYRRESTAGEPTTTGAAR, encoded by the coding sequence ATGACCGGTGACGACACCACCCGCCCGCTGCGCATCGGGCTGATCGGCCTGGGCGTGATCTCCCGCTTCTACGCCGCGGCGCTGGAGGAGGTGCCGGGGGTCGAACTCGCCGCGGTGTGCGACCTGCGGGACGAGGCGCTGGCCCCGTACCGCGACCGCGTCCCCTGCTTCACGAGCCACGCGGACCTGCTCGAGGCCGGCGGCCTGGACGCGGCCGTCGTCAACGTGCCCAACGACGCGCACGCGACGGTGTGCGGCGACCTGATCGCCGCCGGGCTGCCGGTGTGCGTGGAGAAGCCGCTGGCCACCAGGCTTTCGGACGGCCGTGCGCTGGTACGCGCGGCCCGCGACCGCGACGTCGTGCTGTTCACCGCCTTCCACCGGCGCTACAACGGCAACGCGCTCGCGCTGCTGGAGGCCATCCCGCCCGGCGTGGGCATCGAGTGGATGGTCGTGCGCTACCTGGAGAAGATCGAGGAGCACGCCGGCGCCGACGCCTGGTACCTCGACGCCGACCGCTGCGGCGGCGGCTGCGTGGCGGACAACGGGCCCAACGCCTTCGACACCGTGCGCCAGTTCCTCGGCCCGGTCGAGCTGGAGTCGGCCGAGGTGGTGCGCGACGAGGCCGGCACCGACCGGCAGGCGAAGGTGTCGCTGACCGCCGCCTCCGGCGCCCGCGGCCGGGTGGAGCTGGACTGGTCGTACGAGGGCGAGCGCAAGGACGTCACGGTCCGGCTCACCGACGGCTCGCTGCACAGTGCCGACATGCTCGAAGGCTACCCGGAGTTCAAGCAGTCGCTGTGGCACGAGTACCGGGGCATCGTGACCGACTTCGCGCAGGCCGTACGCGCCGGGGAGGACCGCGCCGAGGGCGGGCTCGCGGCGCTGGAGCTGGTCGCGGAGATCTACCGCAGGGAAAGCACGGCCGGCGAGCCGACGACGACGGGAGCAGCGCGGTGA
- a CDS encoding TetR/AcrR family transcriptional regulator gives MSPQTGTRSSGLERGPDPRAVRSRAAALDAARALLVEQGWAAVTHVSVAARSGVGRTTLYRHWPDPAEMIRDAITEGLTIAHVRRTGELRRDLLGELNVVRRWLHDPTAERALRAVIERVSVDPAYGELKTSLYTAASEGLCAIVDTARERCELPAGLDTDLAVDQLSGPLMFRRLVAERTFDGGFVESVVDFFLSAYDDTSS, from the coding sequence TTGTCGCCTCAAACCGGCACGAGATCTTCGGGCCTGGAGCGCGGACCCGATCCGAGAGCCGTACGCAGCCGGGCCGCCGCCCTCGACGCCGCGCGCGCCCTGCTGGTCGAGCAGGGCTGGGCCGCCGTCACGCACGTGTCGGTGGCCGCCCGCAGCGGCGTCGGCCGCACCACCCTCTACCGCCACTGGCCCGACCCCGCGGAGATGATCCGCGACGCCATCACCGAGGGCCTGACGATCGCGCACGTCCGCCGCACCGGGGAGCTGCGGCGCGACCTGCTGGGCGAGCTGAACGTGGTCCGCCGCTGGCTGCACGACCCCACCGCGGAGCGCGCGCTGCGGGCCGTCATCGAGCGGGTCAGCGTCGATCCGGCGTACGGCGAGCTGAAGACCTCCCTCTACACCGCGGCCTCCGAGGGGCTGTGCGCCATCGTCGACACCGCCAGGGAGCGCTGCGAACTGCCCGCGGGGCTCGACACCGACCTGGCCGTCGACCAGCTCTCCGGCCCGCTGATGTTCCGCCGGCTGGTGGCCGAGCGGACCTTCGACGGCGGGTTCGTGGAGTCGGTCGTCGACTTCTTCCTCAGCGCGTACGACGACACCTCCTCCTGA
- a CDS encoding Ldh family oxidoreductase, translating into MTLLPYHQLTDFTTEVFQAHGVPEDRARTAAEALVYGDLVGMRSHGLANLTRLYLPLFTSGRVAPAAEPEVLADRGATVLLDSRKGLGLWAAAEAMDLAAERAGQYGIGMVSVRDATHLGCAGFHAARAVENGMIGLVASNCGRQRIARPPGGRVAMLGTNPLAAAAPAGPGQAPFVLDMSTTVAPTGKVREAARAGRSIPEGWLQDAEGRWVTDPHALDRGEGFPLFLGGQPETGGYKGYGLALLVEVLAALVPGAGLGPDPEAYSGTGGPSGRDDDIGFFVLAVAPAALRPEEDFTRQAAGLFAALTGSPTLPGTDKVVYPGCREADLKAAALAEGVPVADALLGELRSVADDLGLKLPEGDRNDR; encoded by the coding sequence ATGACCCTGCTGCCGTACCACCAGCTCACCGACTTCACCACCGAGGTCTTCCAGGCCCACGGCGTGCCCGAGGACCGGGCGCGTACCGCCGCGGAAGCCCTCGTCTACGGCGACCTCGTGGGCATGCGCTCCCACGGCCTCGCCAACCTCACCCGCCTCTACCTGCCGCTCTTCACGTCCGGCCGGGTCGCGCCCGCCGCCGAGCCCGAGGTGCTCGCCGACCGCGGCGCCACCGTGCTGCTCGACTCCCGCAAGGGCCTGGGCCTGTGGGCCGCCGCGGAGGCCATGGACCTCGCCGCCGAGCGGGCCGGGCAGTACGGCATCGGCATGGTGTCCGTACGCGACGCGACGCACCTCGGCTGCGCCGGCTTCCACGCCGCCCGCGCCGTCGAGAACGGCATGATCGGGCTGGTCGCCTCCAACTGCGGGCGGCAGCGCATCGCCCGCCCGCCGGGCGGCCGGGTCGCCATGCTCGGCACCAACCCGCTCGCCGCCGCCGCCCCCGCGGGCCCCGGGCAGGCGCCGTTCGTGCTGGACATGAGCACCACCGTCGCCCCCACCGGCAAGGTGCGCGAGGCGGCGCGGGCCGGCCGGTCCATACCCGAGGGCTGGCTGCAGGACGCCGAGGGCCGCTGGGTGACGGACCCGCATGCGCTCGACCGCGGCGAGGGCTTCCCGCTCTTCCTCGGCGGCCAGCCGGAGACCGGCGGCTACAAGGGCTACGGCCTCGCGCTGCTGGTCGAGGTGCTGGCCGCGCTGGTGCCCGGCGCCGGGCTCGGCCCCGACCCCGAGGCGTACTCCGGCACCGGCGGCCCGAGCGGCCGCGACGACGACATCGGCTTCTTCGTCCTGGCCGTCGCGCCCGCCGCCCTCCGCCCCGAGGAGGACTTCACCCGCCAGGCGGCCGGGCTCTTCGCCGCCCTCACCGGCAGCCCGACGCTGCCGGGGACCGACAAGGTCGTCTACCCGGGCTGCCGGGAGGCGGACCTGAAGGCCGCGGCGCTGGCCGAAGGCGTGCCCGTGGCGGACGCACTCCTCGGCGAACTGCGCTCCGTCGCCGACGACCTGGGGCTGAAGCTCCCGGAGGGAGACCGCAATGACCGGTGA
- a CDS encoding nucleotide sugar dehydrogenase, translating to MGEKVVVMGQGYVGLPLAVAAAERGYEVVGFEVDEDRVKKLAVGESYVGDVDSAHLAALLDSGAYRPTMEPDDLAGFDLAVITVPTPMRDGLPDLSYIEAAGTTLARWLRPGAAVSLESTSYPGTTGDVLAPLLERLSGLAAGTDFHLGYSPERIDPGNTRWTFTTTPKVVAGVDERSRRRLADFYGSIVDTVVPAPTVRVAEMAKVLENTFRHVNIALVNELAMHAEALGVDVWDALDIAATKPFGFMRFTPGPGVGGHCLPVDPLYLSWKVEQDLSRPFRMVALADELNTQMPEYVVRRVTRGLGRRGQTLHGARVLMLGLAYKPNTGDVRESPAVRLAEQLLAEGAQVRVADPVVSEDPGVAGLVRVELSDEEVQAAHVVLVATDHDAFDYAHLVATAGYIFDCRHRVPAADHVESL from the coding sequence ATGGGCGAGAAGGTCGTCGTCATGGGGCAGGGCTACGTGGGCCTGCCGCTGGCCGTCGCCGCCGCGGAGCGCGGGTACGAGGTCGTCGGCTTCGAGGTCGACGAGGACCGGGTGAAGAAGCTCGCGGTGGGCGAGTCGTACGTCGGCGACGTGGACTCGGCGCACCTCGCCGCGCTGCTGGACAGCGGGGCGTACCGGCCCACGATGGAGCCGGACGACCTCGCCGGCTTCGACCTCGCGGTGATCACCGTGCCCACCCCGATGCGCGACGGCCTGCCCGACCTGTCGTACATCGAGGCCGCCGGCACCACCCTCGCCCGCTGGCTGCGGCCGGGGGCGGCGGTCTCACTGGAGTCGACCAGCTACCCCGGCACCACGGGCGACGTCCTCGCCCCGCTGCTGGAGCGGCTGTCCGGGCTGGCCGCGGGCACGGACTTCCACCTCGGCTACAGCCCGGAGCGCATCGACCCGGGCAACACCCGCTGGACGTTCACCACCACGCCGAAGGTCGTGGCCGGGGTCGACGAGCGCTCCCGCCGCCGGCTGGCGGACTTCTACGGCTCGATCGTCGACACGGTCGTGCCGGCGCCCACGGTCCGGGTGGCCGAGATGGCGAAGGTGCTGGAGAACACGTTCAGGCACGTCAACATCGCCCTGGTGAACGAGCTGGCCATGCACGCGGAGGCGCTCGGCGTCGACGTGTGGGACGCGCTGGACATCGCCGCCACCAAGCCGTTCGGCTTCATGCGCTTCACCCCGGGCCCCGGGGTCGGCGGCCACTGCCTCCCGGTCGACCCGCTGTATCTGTCGTGGAAGGTCGAGCAGGATCTCAGCAGGCCGTTCCGGATGGTCGCGCTGGCCGACGAGCTGAACACCCAGATGCCCGAGTACGTGGTCCGCCGGGTCACCCGGGGCCTCGGCAGGCGCGGCCAGACGCTCCACGGCGCCCGGGTGCTGATGCTGGGGCTGGCGTACAAGCCGAACACCGGCGACGTACGGGAGTCGCCCGCGGTCCGCCTCGCGGAGCAGCTCCTCGCGGAGGGCGCCCAGGTGCGGGTCGCGGACCCCGTGGTCTCGGAGGACCCGGGGGTCGCGGGGCTGGTGCGGGTGGAGCTGTCGGACGAGGAGGTCCAGGCGGCGCACGTCGTGCTGGTCGCCACGGACCACGACGCCTTCGACTACGCGCATCTCGTGGCGACGGCCGGCTATATCTTCGACTGCCGGCACCGGGTGCCGGCCGCGGACCATGTGGAATCCCTCTGA
- a CDS encoding SRPBCC family protein yields the protein MAHSHHVRHTGTVAAPPIVVYGLLSDAPGWSRLFPAVVHAERDPAAGGEDVLRLWTTADGGVGDVRVRLTPDPDALTLGFRYEGPRPPAAGRSGTWRIRPAAGGCEVVLDQAYAAAGDAPERLARLRAAAEADAESGLESLKQAAEHADRIGDVLLTFADELEIAAAPAAVHDFLWRAGAWAELVPHVARAALTEVSPRAQFLELDTVLPDGSTHTTESVRVRPGPGRIVSKRLRLPALLAAHLTEWSFTETAGGVRAVHRHTAVLRPEAMPDFPGAGATLAEARAHVRKALGTASRETLRCARAAVER from the coding sequence ATGGCGCATTCCCACCATGTCAGGCACACCGGCACCGTCGCGGCGCCCCCGATCGTCGTGTACGGGCTCCTCTCCGACGCGCCGGGCTGGTCCCGGCTCTTCCCCGCCGTCGTGCACGCGGAACGGGACCCGGCGGCGGGCGGCGAGGACGTGCTGCGGCTCTGGACGACCGCGGACGGCGGGGTCGGCGACGTGCGCGTACGCCTCACGCCCGACCCGGACGCGCTCACCCTCGGCTTCCGGTACGAAGGACCGCGCCCCCCGGCCGCCGGCCGGAGCGGCACCTGGCGGATCCGCCCGGCGGCGGGCGGCTGCGAGGTGGTGCTCGACCAGGCGTACGCGGCGGCCGGCGACGCCCCCGAGCGACTGGCCCGGCTCCGCGCGGCGGCCGAGGCGGACGCCGAGTCGGGGCTGGAGAGCCTGAAGCAGGCCGCCGAACACGCCGACCGCATCGGCGACGTGCTGCTCACCTTCGCCGACGAGCTGGAGATCGCGGCCGCGCCGGCGGCCGTCCATGACTTCCTCTGGCGCGCCGGCGCCTGGGCGGAGCTGGTCCCCCACGTCGCCCGGGCGGCGCTCACCGAGGTCTCGCCGCGGGCGCAGTTCCTGGAGCTGGACACGGTGCTCCCCGACGGGAGCACGCACACCACGGAGTCGGTACGGGTACGCCCCGGCCCCGGGCGGATCGTCTCCAAGCGGCTGCGGCTGCCGGCGCTGCTGGCCGCGCACCTCACCGAGTGGTCGTTCACCGAGACGGCCGGCGGCGTACGGGCCGTGCACCGGCATACCGCCGTGCTGCGGCCGGAGGCGATGCCGGACTTCCCGGGGGCGGGAGCGACGCTCGCCGAGGCCCGCGCGCACGTGCGCAAGGCGCTGGGGACGGCCAGCCGGGAGACGCTGCGCTGCGCGCGGGCGGCGGTGGAGCGGTAG
- a CDS encoding AfsR/SARP family transcriptional regulator encodes MEFSLLGPLRMHEQGCSYTPTAPKQRQLLSLLLLNANQVVSTRTCIEELWENTPPNTALSTVQSYILQLRRILRRVPRVGSLEAARRILETRDGGYLLTVRGDELDTNTFATLVASGRSKLYTDDVAATELLGRALALWQGSVLADVQVGPVVRAYAVGLEEDRMSVQEQRIDADLRLGRHREVLGELSSLTTKLPTRESLHARLILAMYRSGRRSQALEVVHRLRTTLREELGLEPSPMIRNLQQAVLTCDPELDDLLRGPDLTKAVHAGPFDLVAPGRVEQHALASAAFGRDG; translated from the coding sequence ATGGAATTTTCCCTACTCGGTCCACTGCGCATGCACGAACAGGGGTGCTCTTATACTCCGACGGCGCCCAAACAACGACAGCTTCTCTCGTTGCTCCTGCTCAACGCCAACCAGGTTGTCTCCACGCGCACATGCATAGAGGAACTCTGGGAGAACACTCCGCCCAACACCGCGCTCTCGACGGTCCAGTCCTACATCCTGCAGTTGCGGCGCATCCTGCGCCGGGTGCCGCGGGTGGGCAGTCTCGAGGCGGCCCGGCGGATACTGGAGACACGGGACGGCGGCTATCTGCTCACGGTGCGCGGGGACGAGCTGGACACGAACACCTTCGCCACGCTCGTGGCCAGCGGCCGGTCCAAGCTGTACACCGACGACGTCGCGGCGACCGAACTCCTGGGCCGGGCACTGGCCTTATGGCAGGGGTCGGTGCTGGCGGACGTCCAGGTCGGGCCGGTGGTCAGGGCGTACGCGGTCGGACTCGAAGAGGACCGCATGAGCGTCCAGGAGCAGCGCATCGACGCCGACCTGCGGCTCGGCCGGCACCGCGAGGTGCTCGGCGAACTGAGTTCGCTCACCACCAAGCTGCCCACCCGGGAGAGCCTGCACGCCCGGCTCATCCTGGCGATGTACCGGTCGGGACGGCGCAGCCAGGCCCTGGAGGTCGTCCACCGGCTGCGTACGACGCTCCGTGAGGAACTGGGCCTGGAGCCCTCACCGATGATCCGGAATCTGCAACAGGCGGTGCTGACCTGCGACCCCGAATTGGACGATCTCCTGCGCGGTCCCGACCTGACGAAGGCCGTCCACGCCGGCCCATTCGACCTCGTGGCGCCCGGCCGGGTGGAGCAGCACGCGCTGGCGTCCGCCGCTTTCGGTAGGGACGGATAG
- a CDS encoding DegT/DnrJ/EryC1/StrS aminotransferase family protein, whose product MTIPFFPDDLFEQDRQAFLDLLYEVGTDDEQKFILGRRTAELERATAAATGVEHAVACSSGTGGLNLAVQAVGVGPGDEVIVPAFCCQPVASSVANLGATPVFADVDPHTMVMDPASTEELITERTRALMPAHVFSIMADMPAMNKIGRAHGLTVIEDAAVAQGAVLDGTPSGAWGDLGVFSYFQVKAFGTAGEGGMVVTDDEGLARRVRMLRNHGQDGITRFLHHEIGQNSRFDEILAAFQLHRIGGFADRLERRARIADYYTERFAPLADRGLVAPPAGRNGRCYYVYSLLVERREDLRAWLTEKQIGTHIYYPVPLPLQPAFAKYAPEGADWPRARQVSARNLAIPIWPHLTDFQVEFIADSVCEFFD is encoded by the coding sequence GTGACCATCCCGTTCTTCCCCGACGACCTCTTCGAGCAGGACCGGCAGGCGTTCCTCGACCTGCTCTACGAGGTCGGCACGGACGACGAGCAGAAGTTCATCCTCGGCCGGCGCACCGCGGAACTCGAACGCGCGACCGCCGCCGCGACCGGCGTCGAGCACGCCGTCGCCTGCTCCAGCGGGACCGGCGGGCTCAACCTCGCCGTCCAGGCGGTGGGCGTGGGCCCCGGCGACGAAGTGATCGTCCCGGCGTTCTGCTGCCAGCCGGTGGCCAGTTCGGTGGCGAACCTCGGCGCGACCCCGGTCTTCGCCGACGTCGACCCGCACACGATGGTGATGGACCCGGCGAGCACCGAGGAGCTGATCACCGAGCGGACCCGGGCCCTGATGCCCGCACACGTCTTCTCGATCATGGCCGACATGCCGGCCATGAACAAGATCGGCCGGGCGCACGGGCTGACGGTGATCGAGGACGCCGCGGTCGCGCAGGGAGCGGTGCTCGACGGCACCCCGTCCGGCGCCTGGGGCGACCTCGGGGTGTTCTCCTACTTCCAGGTCAAGGCGTTCGGCACGGCCGGCGAGGGCGGCATGGTCGTCACGGACGACGAGGGCCTGGCCCGCAGGGTGCGGATGCTCCGCAACCACGGCCAGGACGGCATCACCCGGTTCCTGCACCACGAGATCGGCCAGAACAGCCGCTTCGACGAGATCCTGGCCGCCTTCCAGCTGCACAGGATCGGCGGCTTCGCCGACCGGCTGGAGCGCCGGGCCCGGATCGCCGACTACTACACGGAGCGCTTCGCCCCGCTCGCCGACCGCGGCCTCGTCGCCCCGCCCGCCGGCCGCAACGGCCGCTGCTACTACGTGTACTCGCTCCTGGTCGAGCGGCGCGAGGATCTGCGCGCCTGGCTCACCGAGAAGCAGATCGGCACGCACATCTACTACCCGGTGCCGCTGCCGCTCCAGCCCGCGTTCGCGAAGTACGCCCCCGAGGGGGCCGACTGGCCGCGGGCCCGGCAGGTCAGCGCCCGCAACCTGGCCATCCCGATCTGGCCCCACCTGACGGACTTCCAGGTGGAGTTCATCGCGGACTCGGTGTGCGAATTCTTCGATTAG
- a CDS encoding M20/M25/M40 family metallo-hydrolase produces MTTAQVRLSRADRDLLLDLVGLPTAGPMETGPDAEPPRLREAQMRYARAAAELGFEVAYHAAPGPEWLDRPDVPAQVRDMARRVDGFLDSQPSLVLRLGGALPRARTLMFNVHLDTVAGGKPPHLAGDRFHGRGAVDAKGPAVALLAGLRAAITRVPALGTDVGVLIQAVSGEEGGAMGVFGTRPLVEQGWTGRINVFCEPTRGLLVPRATAAATARIAVAGADSIDDHPDAGHNASVLLGFLAQRLARTLPGAVAEGRVCVAGLHTGAAHNKVYGTGALLLNLAYRTAAAGRAQEEALERELSAGIDEFAAVFGGLPDFARTARDARRITRLAWLKRGLPALDNRDAWAEQVLTGAGLEYAPPDAPACTCDAIWAHALPHAHTVVYGPGDLDANGAHAADEYVDASDLERYADGIASMVAAFASATNGSS; encoded by the coding sequence ATGACCACGGCGCAGGTACGGCTGTCGCGGGCGGACCGCGACCTGTTGCTCGATCTGGTCGGGTTACCGACCGCCGGGCCGATGGAGACCGGCCCGGACGCGGAGCCGCCGCGGCTGCGCGAGGCGCAGATGCGCTACGCCAGGGCCGCGGCCGAGTTGGGCTTCGAGGTGGCGTACCACGCCGCGCCGGGCCCCGAGTGGCTGGACCGGCCCGACGTGCCCGCGCAGGTGCGCGACATGGCGCGGCGGGTCGACGGGTTCCTCGACAGCCAGCCGAGCCTGGTGCTGCGGCTCGGCGGCGCGCTGCCCCGGGCGCGCACCCTGATGTTCAACGTGCACCTCGACACGGTCGCCGGCGGCAAGCCGCCGCACCTGGCCGGCGACCGCTTCCACGGCCGCGGCGCCGTCGATGCCAAGGGGCCCGCGGTCGCGCTGCTCGCCGGGCTGCGGGCCGCGATCACCCGGGTGCCGGCGCTCGGCACCGACGTGGGCGTGCTCATCCAGGCGGTCTCCGGCGAAGAGGGCGGCGCCATGGGCGTCTTCGGCACCCGGCCGCTGGTGGAGCAGGGCTGGACGGGACGCATCAACGTGTTCTGCGAGCCGACCCGCGGCCTGCTCGTGCCCCGCGCCACCGCGGCGGCCACCGCCCGGATCGCCGTCGCCGGCGCCGACTCCATCGACGACCACCCCGACGCCGGCCACAACGCCTCCGTGCTCCTCGGCTTCCTCGCCCAGCGGCTCGCCCGCACGCTGCCCGGCGCGGTGGCCGAGGGCCGGGTCTGCGTCGCCGGGCTGCACACCGGCGCCGCGCACAACAAGGTCTACGGCACCGGCGCCCTGCTGCTGAACCTGGCGTACCGCACCGCCGCGGCCGGCCGGGCGCAGGAGGAGGCGCTGGAGCGCGAGCTGTCCGCCGGAATCGACGAGTTCGCCGCGGTCTTCGGCGGGCTGCCGGACTTCGCCCGCACCGCACGGGACGCCCGCCGGATCACCCGGCTGGCGTGGCTCAAGCGCGGCCTGCCCGCGCTCGACAACCGCGACGCCTGGGCGGAGCAGGTGCTGACCGGGGCCGGTCTCGAGTACGCCCCGCCGGACGCCCCCGCCTGCACCTGCGACGCCATCTGGGCCCACGCCCTGCCGCACGCGCACACGGTCGTCTACGGCCCCGGAGACCTCGACGCCAACGGCGCCCACGCCGCGGACGAGTACGTCGACGCCTCCGACCTGGAGCGCTACGCCGACGGCATCGCCTCCATGGTGGCCGCCTTCGCCTCCGCTACGAACGGATCGTCATGA